A stretch of the Dechloromonas sp. TW-R-39-2 genome encodes the following:
- a CDS encoding HD domain-containing phosphohydrolase yields MTEASTASTLLLVDDEPSILSSLRRLFRPHGYRIFTAESGAEGLEILEREHVDLIISDMRMPEMDGATFLKHAKGRWPQTMRLLLTGYADITSTVAAINQGEIYRYIAKPWDDSEIITVVREALERQRLEAENLRLTALTQAQNDELKALNASLEQKVAERTAELRQALSFVEQAHGELKKSFLTSVQVFAGLIELRSGPAGSQMTGHGRRVAEAARQVALRMGLADSEVQNVMLSGLLHDIGKLGLPDDLLTKPYNTLSGEQRTQVMKHPVIGQNILLGIDKFKDAALLVRHHHECYDGSGYPDRLSGIAIPQGSRILSVVNDYDSLQIGTLVQRPLKPGEAMSFLIENRGKRYDPAAVDAFATYISETHKPDVRESPLRTMHLKPGMQLSRDLMHRDGYMLLVKGSTLNSEIIGQLIKMEQAEQHTLTLYIRQEDK; encoded by the coding sequence ATGACCGAGGCCAGCACCGCCTCCACCCTGCTGCTCGTTGATGATGAGCCCAGCATCCTGTCGTCCTTGCGACGTCTTTTCCGGCCGCACGGCTACCGTATATTTACGGCGGAAAGCGGCGCCGAAGGATTGGAAATACTTGAACGAGAACACGTCGATCTGATCATTTCCGACATGCGCATGCCGGAAATGGATGGCGCCACCTTTCTCAAGCACGCCAAAGGGCGCTGGCCGCAAACCATGCGGCTGTTGCTGACCGGCTACGCAGATATCACATCGACCGTCGCCGCCATCAACCAGGGCGAAATTTATCGTTACATCGCCAAGCCCTGGGACGACAGCGAAATCATCACCGTCGTCCGCGAAGCACTGGAGCGCCAGCGGCTCGAAGCTGAGAACCTGCGTCTGACGGCCCTGACCCAGGCCCAGAACGACGAGCTGAAAGCCCTCAACGCCAGCCTGGAGCAGAAAGTGGCCGAGCGTACGGCCGAGTTGCGTCAAGCGCTCAGCTTTGTCGAACAGGCTCACGGCGAACTGAAGAAATCCTTTCTGACCAGCGTTCAGGTCTTTGCCGGACTGATCGAACTGCGCAGCGGCCCGGCCGGCAGCCAGATGACCGGACATGGCCGGCGGGTGGCCGAGGCGGCCCGCCAGGTTGCGCTGCGCATGGGCCTCGCCGACAGCGAAGTCCAGAATGTGATGCTGTCCGGCCTGCTGCACGATATCGGCAAACTCGGCTTGCCCGATGACCTGCTGACCAAGCCTTACAACACACTGAGCGGCGAACAGCGCACCCAGGTCATGAAGCACCCGGTCATCGGCCAGAACATTCTGCTGGGCATCGACAAGTTCAAGGACGCCGCCCTGCTCGTCCGTCATCACCATGAATGCTACGACGGCAGCGGCTACCCCGACCGGCTGTCCGGCATCGCCATTCCGCAAGGCAGCCGGATTCTCAGCGTGGTCAATGATTACGATTCGCTGCAAATTGGCACGCTGGTCCAACGGCCGCTCAAGCCGGGCGAAGCCATGAGCTTTCTGATCGAGAACCGGGGCAAGCGCTACGACCCTGCCGCGGTCGACGCGTTCGCCACCTATATTTCCGAAACACACAAACCGGATGTCAGGGAAAGCCCCTTGCGCACGATGCACCTCAAGCCGGGCATGCAACTCAGCCGCGACCTGATGCACCGCGACGGCTACATGCTGTTGGTCAAAGGCAGCACGCTGAACAGCGAAATCATCGGGCAACTGATCAAGATGGAACAGGCCGAGCAGCACACGCTGACTCTCTACATCCGCCAGGAGGACAAATGA
- a CDS encoding EAL domain-containing protein codes for MTLQDCNQQNAPQPLVLAVDDAPINLTILAARLEPEGIDVRLAGDGRTALDYAHLEPRPDLILLDVMMPDMDGYAVLEALRRSPETRDIPVIFVTARNQTEDEEKALRAGAVDYITKPINPAILMARVHLQLELKRARELASGQKNWLEQEVNRRIAENNLLDTRLQVALSLTGFGTWENDRTAGISRWSESLNQILGLTQSPNLLSDVLERAHPEDCLKVQSSLTGQDATDHEVHIEEFRLRHEDGHWVWLEVRSKVTQRDSDGQARITTGTMSDIGKRKSTELAERLASVVFTGINDGICITDQDKNILLVNKAFTKVTAYSPEEIIGQTPEILRSGLHGEAFYQEMQESIQQHDNWQGEITNRRKDGELVTEWLSISAVRDSRGQLTNYVGIFSDLSERKAAAERIQYLSSYDPLTNLPNRNLFGDRLDQALIVARRFERETAVILLDLDRFRTINDTFGPPAGDSVLMEVARRLNLQVRDGDTIGRRSGNEFGFVMANLSHEHDAIALAQRMLDAIAVPFTIGEHAMVITASIGISVSMRDGGSAETLLNNADVALLRAKQGGRNTFRFYSPEMNANAARRLGLEAALRDALHNNELAVFYQPQVSLESGNLLGMEALLRWNTPAFGQISPAEFIPIAEETGMIVPIGEWVLRQACQQTRQWLDLGLANLRVAVNLSTRQFRQRNLIDQVRRALTESGLPPHALELEITESAFIDDVDEAIAQCRALKALGTKLSLDDFGTGYSSLAYISRFPFDKIKIDQSFIRDIIENPANAAIATATIVMARSQNLAVLAEGVETEAQASFLRGRRCDAMQGFLFSHPLPASEFAQLMTANKRLPIADAPRESAQTLLIVDDEPNILASLSRLLRRESFQVLTANSPSEAFEYLAKHPIQVILSDQRMPEMSGTEFFARVKQLHPDTIRIVLTGYTDLESVTGAINRGAIYKFLTKPWDDDQLREQIRDAFRLAKDIRPQHSRNEA; via the coding sequence GTGACACTTCAGGATTGCAATCAGCAGAACGCTCCCCAGCCATTGGTTCTGGCGGTTGATGACGCCCCGATCAATCTGACGATTCTGGCGGCACGACTTGAACCCGAGGGGATCGATGTTCGCCTGGCTGGCGATGGCCGGACAGCATTGGACTATGCACACCTTGAGCCGCGCCCCGACCTCATCCTGCTTGATGTGATGATGCCCGACATGGACGGCTATGCCGTTCTGGAGGCTTTGCGCAGAAGCCCTGAAACACGCGATATTCCGGTCATTTTCGTCACCGCCCGCAACCAGACCGAGGATGAGGAAAAGGCTTTACGGGCAGGCGCGGTCGACTACATCACCAAACCGATCAATCCAGCCATCCTGATGGCACGCGTCCATTTGCAACTGGAACTGAAACGCGCCCGGGAATTGGCGAGCGGACAGAAAAACTGGCTGGAGCAAGAGGTCAATCGCCGCATTGCCGAAAACAATCTGCTCGATACCCGCCTGCAAGTCGCGCTGTCACTGACCGGTTTTGGCACTTGGGAAAACGACCGGACGGCCGGCATTTCGCGCTGGAGCGAATCGCTCAACCAGATTCTGGGTTTGACGCAAAGCCCCAATTTACTGTCCGACGTCCTGGAACGTGCGCACCCCGAGGATTGCCTCAAGGTTCAAAGCAGCCTGACCGGGCAAGACGCAACGGACCATGAAGTGCACATCGAAGAATTCCGCCTGCGCCACGAAGATGGTCACTGGGTCTGGCTGGAAGTGCGCAGTAAAGTCACGCAGCGGGATAGCGACGGACAAGCTCGAATCACCACGGGCACGATGTCCGATATCGGCAAGCGAAAATCAACCGAACTTGCCGAACGCCTTGCCTCGGTTGTATTCACGGGCATTAACGACGGAATTTGCATCACCGATCAAGACAAGAACATTCTGCTGGTCAACAAGGCTTTTACCAAGGTGACTGCCTACTCGCCGGAAGAAATCATTGGTCAGACACCTGAAATCCTGCGTTCCGGCCTGCATGGCGAAGCGTTTTACCAGGAAATGCAGGAAAGCATCCAGCAACATGACAACTGGCAAGGTGAAATCACCAATCGGCGTAAGGATGGAGAACTGGTCACCGAATGGCTCAGTATTTCGGCGGTCCGCGATTCCCGCGGTCAACTGACTAATTACGTCGGAATTTTCAGCGACCTTTCCGAACGAAAAGCGGCTGCCGAGCGAATCCAGTACCTGTCCAGCTACGACCCGCTGACCAACCTGCCGAACCGTAATCTATTTGGCGACCGGCTCGATCAGGCATTGATCGTGGCCCGCCGCTTTGAACGTGAAACAGCCGTCATCCTGCTTGATCTGGATCGATTCAGAACGATCAACGATACCTTCGGGCCTCCTGCTGGCGACAGCGTACTGATGGAAGTAGCCCGCCGTCTGAATCTGCAAGTCCGCGACGGAGACACGATAGGACGCCGCTCGGGTAACGAATTTGGCTTTGTGATGGCCAATTTGAGCCATGAACACGATGCCATTGCCCTGGCACAACGCATGCTCGATGCAATTGCCGTTCCCTTCACCATCGGCGAACATGCGATGGTCATTACGGCGAGTATCGGAATCAGCGTTTCGATGCGGGACGGCGGCAGTGCAGAAACCCTGCTCAACAATGCCGATGTCGCCCTGCTGCGCGCCAAACAAGGCGGTCGCAACACCTTCCGCTTCTACTCCCCGGAGATGAATGCCAATGCCGCACGCCGCCTGGGGCTCGAAGCCGCCCTGCGCGACGCTTTGCACAACAACGAACTCGCCGTTTTCTATCAACCGCAGGTCAGTCTCGAAAGTGGCAACCTGCTCGGCATGGAAGCGCTGCTGCGCTGGAACACACCGGCCTTCGGGCAGATATCGCCCGCCGAGTTCATCCCGATCGCAGAAGAAACCGGGATGATCGTACCGATCGGCGAGTGGGTCCTGCGGCAAGCCTGCCAGCAAACCCGCCAGTGGCTGGACCTGGGGCTGGCCAACCTGAGAGTTGCGGTCAACCTGTCGACACGGCAATTTCGCCAGCGCAACCTGATTGACCAGGTAAGGCGCGCATTGACAGAAAGCGGTTTGCCGCCTCATGCACTGGAACTTGAAATTACCGAAAGCGCGTTTATCGACGATGTCGACGAAGCCATTGCCCAATGCCGTGCGCTCAAGGCGCTGGGCACCAAGCTTTCGCTCGACGACTTCGGAACGGGCTATTCATCGCTGGCCTACATTTCCCGCTTTCCCTTCGACAAGATCAAAATCGATCAAAGTTTCATTCGCGACATCATCGAAAACCCGGCCAACGCTGCGATTGCGACGGCCACCATCGTCATGGCCCGCAGCCAGAACCTGGCCGTCCTTGCTGAAGGCGTCGAGACGGAAGCCCAGGCAAGCTTCCTTCGTGGCCGCCGTTGCGATGCCATGCAAGGCTTTCTGTTCAGCCACCCCTTGCCAGCCAGCGAATTTGCCCAACTGATGACGGCGAACAAACGCCTGCCGATCGCCGACGCCCCCCGCGAAAGCGCCCAGACACTACTGATCGTCGATGATGAGCCGAACATACTGGCATCGCTCTCGCGCCTGCTTCGTCGAGAAAGTTTTCAGGTTCTGACGGCCAATTCACCCAGTGAAGCTTTTGAATATCTGGCCAAGCACCCGATCCAGGTCATTTTGTCCGATCAGCGCATGCCGGAAATGAGCGGTACCGAATTCTTCGCACGCGTCAAACAGCTGCACCCGGACACGATCCGTATCGTCCTGACCGGCTATACCGACCTTGAATCAGTCACTGGGGCGATCAACCGCGGTGCAATCTACAAGTTCCTCACCAAGCCCTGGGACGACGACCAGTTGCGCGAACAAATCCGGGATGCCTTCCGTCTGGCAAAAGACATACGCCCCCAACACAGCCGGAATGAAGCATGA
- a CDS encoding PAS domain S-box protein, with the protein MKHISANFLRAFLPAAALVIFGSWISNPAHDWQSWGFAFLLLAAYAWILGSQLKSAAAEALAQQRYHAIFDHSTVGMARASADKYWLEVNPALCRILGSNAQTLLGKTWAEMTHPDDLPGSLIHFEAILRGESNGYSMERRFVCDDGLIIHTFMSTYAIRKPNGQLDCLAIVVEDLSNWILAEKEWERSAKTLQRFVDHMPGTAYIKDADRRILVAGKGFTNLLGVDPRRMIGHTSEEFFPESIGQKIAIDDARILASGKTEVIDDSFDGRHYESTKFVIPRDDGPADLGGITIDVTARREAELQLAHQARRSSVLLELPAKAEALPECEFMQYALEQAEELTQSRIGSIHFINDDGQQLELVAWSNCTEDRECTAASASHYPLSEAGLWADSLRQMQPAVINDYAAMPCKPGLPEEYTGLKRLLSVPVVNTGKVRMLTSLGNKPCDYTDIDVETVQLISNEIWRIVRRQRTESALRLAMQVVNASPVVCFRWSASEGWPVVFVSDNVKQWGYTPAQLIAGTPSFSSLIHPDDLRRVSEEISQKSAAGLPGHEQEYRLLTAENKVIWVVDRTIVLRNEAGDIIFYDGVLTDITERKQQQLMLAENLDHQQQLNKRLEEANNQLLQSEKMASIGQLAAGIAHELNNPIGFVHSNLGTLDGYVHDLMSIISAYEEQLGAPADAAHAEIIRRLKAEYDFEFLEQDIFSLLGESKDGLSRVRKIVQDLKSFSHVGEQEWQEADLHQGIDSTLNIVWNELKYKCKVVKEYGDLPHIYCLISQLNQVFMNLLVNAGHAIETQGTITIRTQRSGTDMVCIEISDTGKGISPEHINRIFEPFFTTKPVGKGTGLGLSLSYSIVKRHCGRIEVDSQPGHGSTFRILLPIHPSPETQAKTPETFP; encoded by the coding sequence ATGAAACATATCTCCGCCAACTTCCTGCGCGCCTTTCTGCCAGCCGCCGCACTGGTCATTTTCGGCAGCTGGATAAGCAACCCGGCCCATGACTGGCAATCTTGGGGATTCGCTTTTCTACTGCTCGCCGCCTATGCCTGGATACTCGGCTCACAACTCAAGAGTGCAGCGGCAGAAGCCCTGGCCCAACAGCGCTATCACGCCATTTTCGATCACTCGACTGTCGGCATGGCGCGTGCCTCGGCCGATAAATATTGGCTGGAAGTGAATCCGGCGCTCTGCCGGATATTGGGCAGCAATGCCCAAACCTTGCTGGGCAAAACCTGGGCGGAAATGACCCACCCGGACGACCTGCCCGGCAGCCTGATACATTTCGAAGCCATCCTGCGCGGCGAATCAAACGGGTATTCGATGGAGCGGCGCTTTGTCTGTGACGACGGATTGATCATCCACACCTTCATGTCGACCTACGCCATACGCAAGCCGAACGGGCAGCTCGACTGCCTGGCGATCGTTGTCGAAGATCTATCGAACTGGATTCTGGCCGAGAAGGAATGGGAACGCTCGGCCAAAACCCTGCAACGCTTTGTCGATCACATGCCGGGAACAGCCTACATCAAGGATGCTGACAGACGAATCCTGGTGGCCGGCAAAGGGTTCACCAATCTGCTGGGCGTTGATCCGCGACGCATGATCGGACATACCTCGGAAGAGTTTTTCCCGGAATCGATCGGCCAAAAAATTGCCATCGATGACGCCAGGATTCTCGCCAGCGGCAAGACAGAAGTCATTGACGACTCATTCGACGGACGCCATTACGAATCTACCAAATTCGTCATTCCCAGGGACGATGGCCCGGCCGACCTGGGCGGCATCACGATCGATGTTACCGCGCGGCGTGAAGCCGAACTCCAGCTGGCACACCAGGCACGACGTTCAAGCGTCCTGCTTGAGTTGCCAGCCAAAGCGGAGGCTCTGCCAGAGTGCGAATTCATGCAATACGCACTGGAACAAGCCGAAGAACTGACGCAAAGCCGGATCGGTTCGATTCATTTCATCAACGACGATGGCCAGCAACTCGAACTGGTGGCATGGTCGAACTGCACCGAAGACAGAGAGTGCACGGCGGCCTCCGCCAGCCATTACCCACTCAGCGAGGCCGGCCTCTGGGCCGATTCTCTGCGCCAGATGCAGCCCGCCGTCATCAACGACTACGCGGCGATGCCATGCAAACCCGGCCTGCCCGAAGAATACACCGGCCTCAAGCGCCTGCTCAGCGTCCCGGTCGTCAATACCGGAAAAGTCCGCATGCTCACCAGTCTGGGCAACAAGCCGTGTGATTACACGGATATCGATGTTGAAACCGTCCAGCTGATCAGCAATGAAATCTGGCGGATCGTTCGCCGGCAACGCACGGAAAGTGCCTTGCGACTTGCCATGCAGGTCGTCAATGCCAGCCCGGTCGTCTGCTTCCGCTGGTCGGCCAGCGAAGGCTGGCCGGTCGTTTTTGTTTCAGACAACGTCAAGCAATGGGGTTACACGCCAGCCCAACTCATTGCCGGCACACCTTCGTTCAGCAGCCTGATTCATCCGGACGACCTGCGCCGTGTCAGCGAAGAAATCAGCCAGAAATCCGCCGCCGGGCTGCCGGGCCACGAACAGGAATATCGCCTGCTTACGGCCGAAAACAAGGTCATCTGGGTCGTCGACCGCACGATTGTCCTGCGCAACGAAGCTGGCGACATCATTTTCTACGATGGCGTTTTAACCGACATTACCGAGCGCAAGCAACAGCAACTGATGCTGGCTGAAAATCTGGATCACCAGCAGCAACTCAACAAGCGTCTTGAAGAAGCCAACAACCAGTTGTTGCAATCCGAAAAAATGGCTTCGATCGGCCAGCTCGCAGCCGGCATTGCACATGAGCTGAATAATCCCATCGGCTTTGTACACTCCAATCTCGGCACGCTCGACGGCTATGTTCACGACTTGATGAGCATCATCAGTGCCTACGAAGAGCAGCTCGGCGCACCGGCCGATGCAGCGCATGCAGAGATCATCCGGCGTCTGAAAGCCGAATACGATTTCGAATTTCTCGAACAAGACATTTTCAGCCTGCTGGGTGAATCCAAGGATGGCTTGAGTCGTGTCCGCAAGATTGTTCAGGATTTGAAGAGCTTCTCGCATGTTGGCGAGCAGGAATGGCAGGAGGCCGACCTCCACCAAGGGATCGATTCGACCCTGAACATTGTCTGGAACGAGCTCAAATACAAATGCAAGGTGGTCAAGGAATATGGCGACCTGCCGCACATTTACTGCCTGATCTCGCAACTCAACCAGGTATTCATGAATCTGCTGGTCAACGCCGGGCATGCCATTGAGACACAAGGCACCATCACCATCCGGACACAGCGCAGCGGCACCGACATGGTCTGTATCGAAATCAGCGATACCGGCAAGGGCATCTCGCCCGAGCATATCAACCGGATTTTTGAACCCTTCTTCACCACCAAACCGGTCGGCAAAGGCACGGGGCTGGGACTTTCCCTGTCCTACAGCATCGTCAAACGCCATTGCGGCCGCATTGAAGTCGACAGTCAGCCAGGACACGGCAGTACATTTCGGATATTGCTGCCGATTCATCCAAGCCCTGAAACCCAAGCCAAAACGCCGGAGACCTTTCCATGA